CGCTTTCCCTTTTGTGCTGGCCGCAGTTTAGCGGCAGGCGCGGTTCCGCGCCCTTCGTAATAGTGCTTACAGCAGCGCCTTCAGCAGCTTGCCCATCTCGGACGGGTTGCGGGTGACCTTGAAGCCGCACTCTTCCATGATGGCCAGCTTGGCATCGGCCGTGTCGGCGCCGCCGGAGATCAGCGCGCCGGCGTGGCCCATGCGCTTGCCCGGAGGCGCCGTGACGCCGGCGATGAAGCCGACGATGGGCTTCTTCATGTTGGCCTTGCACCAGCGGGCGGCATCCGCCTCATCGGGACCGCCGATCTCGCCGATCATGATGACGGCGTCGGTGTCCGGGTCGTCGTTGAAGGCCTGCATCACGTCGATGTGCTTCAGGCCGTTGATCGGGTCGCCGCCGATGCCCACGGCGCTGGACTGGCCGATGCCGAGTTCGCTCAGCTGGGCCACCGCTTCGTAGGTCAGCGTGCCCGAGCGCGACACGACGCCGACGCGGCCCTTCTTGTGGATGTGGCCGGGCATGATGCCGATCTTGATTTCCTCGGGCGTGATCAGGCCCGGGCAGTTGGGGCCCAGCAGCAGGGTCTTCTTGCCGCCCTTGGCCTCCTTCTGCTTCATCTTGTTGCGCACCTCGAGCATGTCCTTGACCGGGATGCCTTCGGTGATGCAGATGGCCAGGTCGAGGTCGGCTTCCACCGCTTCCCAGATGGCTGCCGCGGCGCCCGCCGGCGGCACGTAGATCACGGAGACGGTGGCGCCCGTCTGCTTGGCGGCTTCCTTCACCGACGCGTAGATCGGGATGTCGAAGATGGACTCGCCAGCCTTCTTCGGGTTGACGCCGGCGACGAAGCAGTTCTTGCCGTTCGCGTATTCCTGGCACTTCTCGGTGTGGAACTGGCCGGTCTTGCCCGTGATGCCCTGGGTGATGACCTTGGTGTCCTTATTGATGTAGATCGACATGTTCGTTCCTTAAGCCTTCTTCACCGCCGCGACGACTTTTTGCGCGGCCTCGGCCATCGTGTCCGCGCTGATGATCGGCAGGCCGCTCTCGGCCAGCATCTTCTTGCCCAGTTCCTCGTTCGTGCCCTTCATGCGCACGACGAGCGGGACGTTCAGGTTCACGGCCTTGCAGGCGGTGATGACGCCGGTGGCGATGGTGTCGCACTTCATGATGCCGCCGAAGATGTTGACCAGGATGGCCTCGACCTTCTTGTTCTTCAGCATGATCTTGAAGGCCTCGGTCACCTTCTCGGGCGTGGCGCCCCCGCCGACGTCGAGGAAGTTGGCCGGCTCGGCGCCGAACAGCTTGATGGTGTCCATGGTGGCCATGGCCAGGCCGGCGCCATTGACCAGGCAGCCGATGTTGCCGTCCAGGCTGATGTAGGCCAGGTCGAACTTGCTGGCTTCGATCTCGGCCGGGTCTTCCTCGTCGAGGTCGCGCAGCGCCACGACCTCGGGGTGGCGGAACAGGGCGTTGGAGTCGAAGTTGAACTTGGCGTCCAGGGCGATGATGTTGCCCTTGCCGTCCCGGTTCAGGGGGTTGATCTCGACCAGCGAGGCGTCGGTGTCCATGTAGCAGCGATAGAGCTTCTGGAACACGTCCACCGCCTGCGCCGTC
Above is a window of Ramlibacter tataouinensis DNA encoding:
- the sucD gene encoding succinate--CoA ligase subunit alpha — protein: MSIYINKDTKVITQGITGKTGQFHTEKCQEYANGKNCFVAGVNPKKAGESIFDIPIYASVKEAAKQTGATVSVIYVPPAGAAAAIWEAVEADLDLAICITEGIPVKDMLEVRNKMKQKEAKGGKKTLLLGPNCPGLITPEEIKIGIMPGHIHKKGRVGVVSRSGTLTYEAVAQLSELGIGQSSAVGIGGDPINGLKHIDVMQAFNDDPDTDAVIMIGEIGGPDEADAARWCKANMKKPIVGFIAGVTAPPGKRMGHAGALISGGADTADAKLAIMEECGFKVTRNPSEMGKLLKALL
- the sucC gene encoding ADP-forming succinate--CoA ligase subunit beta, which produces MKIHEYQGKEILRQFGVPVPRGIPAFTVQEAVEAAQKLGGPIWVVKAQIHAGGRGKGGGVKVAKSVDDVKRLAGEILGMQLKTHQTGPEGQKVRRLYIEDGADIQKEYYVSVVTDRATQKVAFIASSEGGMDIEEVAHATPEKIKKVFVDPLAGLTDAQAKEIADGIGIPAGSTAQAVDVFQKLYRCYMDTDASLVEINPLNRDGKGNIIALDAKFNFDSNALFRHPEVVALRDLDEEDPAEIEASKFDLAYISLDGNIGCLVNGAGLAMATMDTIKLFGAEPANFLDVGGGATPEKVTEAFKIMLKNKKVEAILVNIFGGIMKCDTIATGVITACKAVNLNVPLVVRMKGTNEELGKKMLAESGLPIISADTMAEAAQKVVAAVKKA